Proteins from a single region of Trichoderma asperellum chromosome 3, complete sequence:
- a CDS encoding uncharacterized protein (TransMembrane:1 (i29-50o)~EggNog:ENOG41~CAZy:GT32), with protein MNSPLGSPRLMSSASPFRNKVPTQMRRCLPLYLTVVGVFLLIVNFDWILAIPSPTAVLRRQPKVPAVPGSTFPQKIWQTWKVDPLNFEERDLLTAQTWTQKNPGMRYEVITDANEMAYIEDRYGPNGYNRPDIVKFYKSINLPIIKADLLRYMVMYAEGGIYADIDVETMKPFHRFIPDRYDEKDIDLIIGIEIDQPEFKDHPILGKKSMSFCQWTFIARPEQPVMMRLIENIMKWFKAVAREQGVTLGEVQLDFDQVISGTGPSAFTTAMLEEMNHKTKGPKVTWDMFHNMDESKLVGGVLVLTVEAFCAGQGHSDSGNHNARNALVKHHFHASNWPSRHPRFKHPAYGQVEDCNWEPECIRKWDENIANWGHFSENEQQQIIQDAENARIAAENARLEQERQLQLLAQLP; from the coding sequence ATGAACTCTCCTCTAGGGTCACCGAGGCTTATGTCCTCAGCCAGCCCCTTCCGCAACAAGGTGCCTACACAGATGAGGAGATGTCTACCTCTCTACCTCACCGTTGTCGgcgtcttcctcctcattgTCAACTTCGATTGGATCTTGGCCATACCCAGCCCTACCGCCGTCCTTCGCCGCCAACCAAAAGTGCCTGCTGTGCCTGGCAGCACATTTCCGCAAAAGATTTGGCAAACGTGGAAAGTTGATCCTCTCAATTTCGAAGAGCGTGACCTTTTGACGGCGCAGACATGGACCCAGAAGAATCCGGGCATGAGATACGAGGTCATCACTGATGCTAACGAAATGGCATACATCGAGGACCGGTATGGTCCCAACGGCTACAACCGCCCAGACATTGTCAAGTTCTACAAAAGCATCAACCTTCCTATTATCAAGGCCGACCTCCTCCGATACATGGTCATGTATGCTGAAGGCGGCATTTACGCCGACATTGACGTCGAAACTATGAAACCCTTTCATCGCTTTATCCCAGATCGCTACGACGAAAAGGATATTGACCTGATTATCGGCATTGAGATTGATCAGCCCGAATTTAAAGATCATCCCATCTTGGGAAAGAAGTCCATGTCCTTTTGCCAATGGACATTTATTGCACGCCCCGAGCAGCCTGTCATGATGCGATTAATCGAAAACATTATGAAGTGGTTCAAGGCCGTTGCCAGAGAGCAGGGCGTGACCCTGGGCGAAGTGCAACTCGACTTTGACCAAGTCATCAGTGGCACTGGCCCCTCTGCATTTACCACCGCCATGCTTGAGGAGATGAACCACAAAACCAAGGGGCCCAAAGTCACCTGGGACATGTTCCATAACATGGACGAGTCCAAGCTCGTCGGCGGTGTCCTCGTCCTCACCGTCGAAGCCTTTTGCGCTGGACAAGGCCACTCCGATTCCGGCAACCATAACGCTCGCAATGCTCTTGTCAAACACCACTTCCACGCGTCCAACTGGCCCAGCCGCCATCCTCGATTCAAGCACCCTGCCTACGGCCAGGTCGAAGATTGCAACTGGGAGCCCGAGTGCATTCGCAAGTGGGACGAGAATATTGCAAACTGGGGTCACTTCTCCGagaacgagcagcagca